One genomic segment of Coffea arabica cultivar ET-39 chromosome 6e, Coffea Arabica ET-39 HiFi, whole genome shotgun sequence includes these proteins:
- the LOC113697393 gene encoding uncharacterized protein isoform X5, with protein MAAEMTDGIEKFADNIDAQVPSNPSIPSGDQTVWADVSPLLQLASQDLHDGELIHGENFNLFAAMSALEIMDPKMDSGIVSTYCSVDEAIEKGAAPVPLSFNSTIDIQCTIDIMDHLLACEATWHKGHSLAQTVFSCIYLLRPDRISSHALLHSYCMVVRVTCNAVVSAVSDARTNEEEDLFTMTYGLPLKGEGDEKCLSILHAVDETISRQLRASKAPSTKRRVLEDIEPLQTNADLEGGLCKAVLCRLRFRKHFYHVLTCMRRPQGKGLELARKHITSCLSELDSMLKLEEFLKCKSICRTVKDATDDETTASGCQPIGFDSSLNSRLSAPTPPRAIKLLSWRKAVDYFKKLLHDLEVICSYTLDPVLEVVLRFVVGFQKLHPDLVARAYLQYISICGDCYKLPSQLLLVQEGKLYGRDPVFAMICKASLLPDTVKNHDLQKNETIVQLGQLLTNLLRILCTNSAWQRRKLGKILQEWRIVHAQLELAFRKEYGDISNTSNEDVGMNICSYILIWVEEQTYWIATRFLTLGFELELYSPCDYCMVYWYIYVILIKLAERTHIKMMRSNENSRRKGKKKRDSVKDGAKDHQIPPAVSLLQCQICLAEGLVMMLAALRNEFNAFQSVGPFNSEHERFLQHFELLQKACIPDGVSYVSFKETINHARLSSLFWADIVYVQLFQGCSKNCKGTEDQLFK; from the exons ATGGCGGCAGAGATGACTGACGGAATCGAGAAATTTGCTGATAATATTGACGCCCAAGTACCGTCAAACCCTTCGATTCCGTCTGGTGATCAGACTGTTTGGGCTGACGTTTCTCCTCTTCTCCAACTCGCCTCCCAAG ATCTTCATGATGGGGAGCTAATACATGGAgaaaattttaatctttttgcaGCCATGTCAGCCTTGGAG ATTATGGACCCAAAGATGGATTCAGGCATCGTTTCTACTTATTGTTCTGTCGATGAAGCCATTGAGAAAGGTGCTGCTCCTGTTCCTTTGAGTTTTAACAGCACAATTGATATTCAATGTACTATTGACATCATGGATCATCTTCTTGCCTGTGAG GCGACATGGCATAAGGGTCATTCACTTGCACAAACTGTTTTCTCTTGTATCTACCTTTTGAGACCTGATAGAATATCTTCGCATGCTTTACTACATTCTTATTGCATGGTCGTACGAGTGACTTGCAATGCTGTTGTTTCAGCAGTTTCAGATGCTCGGACAAATGAA GAAGAAGATCTTTTTACTATGACATATGGTCTTCCTTTGAAGGGTGAAGGAGATGAAAAATGTTTGTCCATTCTACATGCTGTAGACGAGACAATTTCTCGCCAACTGCGGGCTTCTAAAGCTCCATCCACGAAAAGAAGAGTTCTAGAAG ATATAGAACCATTACAGACTAATGCTGATCTTGAAGGAGGATTGTGCAAAGCTGTATTGTGCCGCTTACGTTTTCGTAAG CACTTCTATCATGTCCTGACATGTATGAGGCGGCCACAAGGCAAAGGTTTGGAGTTGGCAAGGAAACATATCACTTCCTGCTTGTCAGAGCTAGATTCTATGCTTAAACTAGAAGAATTCCTGAAGTGTAAGAGTATATGCAGAACTGTCAAAGATGCAACTGACGACGAAACAACTGCTTCTGGTTGTCAACCTATTGGGTTTGATTCTTCCTTGAACAGTAGATTATCAGCACCTACTCCTCCTCGTGCCATTAAACTACTAAGCTGGAGAAAG GCTGTCGATTATTTTAAGAAGCTTCTACATGATCTTGAAGTTATTTGTTCCTACACCTTGGACCCTGTGCTTGAAGTGGTTTTGCGCTTTGTTGTTGGGTTTCAAAAGCTTCATCCTGATTTGGTTGCTAGAGCTTATCTCCAG TACATTTCAATCTGTGGAGACTGCTATAAACTGCCTTCTCAG CTTTTGCTTGTTCAAGAAGGAAAACTCTATGGACGTGATCCTGTGTTTGCCATGATTTGTAAAGCTTCTTTATTACCTGATACGGTGAAGAACCATGACTTACAAAAGAATGAAACCATTGTACAACTTGGGCAG TTGCTAACCAACTTGCTTAGAATTCTGTGTACCAACTCCGCATGGCAAAGACGTAAGCTCGGCAAAATATTACAAGAGTGGCGAATTGTCCATGCACAG CTAGAACTGGCTTTCAGAAAGGAGTATGGGGACATATCAAACACTTCTAATGAG GATGTGGGCATGAATATTTGCAGTTACATCCTCATTTGGGTGGAGGAGCAAACCTACTGGATAGCTACTCGCTTCCTCACCTTGGGCTTCGAATTGGAGTTGTATTCACCATGTGACTACTGCATGGTATACTGGTACATATATGTTATTCTGATCAAGCTTGCAGAAAGGACACACATCAAAATGATGAGAAGCAATGAAAATA GTAGGcggaaaggaaagaagaaaagagattcCGTGAAGGATGGGGCCAAGGACCACCAGATTCCACCCGCTGTTTCACTGCTTCAGTGCCAGATATGTCTTGCTGAAGGTCTTGTGATG ATGCTTGCAGCTCTGAGGAATGAATTCAATGCCTTCCAAAGTGTGGGTCCTTTCAACAGTGAGCATGAG aGATTTCTTCAGCATTTTGAGCTCTTGCAGAAAGCTTGCATTCCAGATGGCGTTTCCTACGTCTCATTCAAAGAAACTATAAACCATGCTAGATTATCT TCTCTTTTTTGGGCAGACATCGTCTACGTACAATTGTTTCAAGGATGCTCAAAGAACTGCAAAGGAACTGAGGACCAGTTATTCAAATGA
- the LOC113697393 gene encoding uncharacterized protein isoform X3 has product MAAEMTDGIEKFADNIDAQVPSNPSIPSGDQTVWADVSPLLQLASQDLHDGELIHGENFNLFAAMSALEIMDPKMDSGIVSTYCSVDEAIEKGAAPVPLSFNSTIDIQCTIDIMDHLLACEATWHKGHSLAQTVFSCIYLLRPDRISSHALLHSYCMVVRVTCNAVVSAVSDARTNEEEDLFTMTYGLPLKGEGDEKCLSILHAVDETISRQLRASKAPSTKRRVLEDIEPLQTNADLEGGLCKAVLCRLRFRKHFYHVLTCMRRPQGKGLELARKHITSCLSELDSMLKLEEFLKCKSICRTVKDATDDETTASGCQPIGFDSSLNSRLSAPTPPRAIKLLSWRKAVDYFKKLLHDLEVICSYTLDPVLEVVLRFVVGFQKLHPDLVARAYLQLLLVQEGKLYGRDPVFAMICKASLLPDTVKNHDLQKNETIVQLGQLLTNLLRILCTNSAWQRRKLGKILQEWRIVHAQLELAFRKEYGDISNTSNEDVGMNICSYILIWVEEQTYWIATRFLTLGFELELYSPCDYCMVYWYIYVILIKLAERTHIKMMRSNENSRRKGKKKRDSVKDGAKDHQIPPAVSLLQCQICLAEGLVMMLAALRNEFNAFQSVGPFNSEHERFLQHFELLQKACIPDGVSYVSFKETINHARLSTSSTYNCFKDAQRTAKELRTSYSNDPEKLNELRMIEQVAEHNVVALNLVRHLGTLDPSLKVYFEFSHHPHFASAVVKRS; this is encoded by the exons ATGGCGGCAGAGATGACTGACGGAATCGAGAAATTTGCTGATAATATTGACGCCCAAGTACCGTCAAACCCTTCGATTCCGTCTGGTGATCAGACTGTTTGGGCTGACGTTTCTCCTCTTCTCCAACTCGCCTCCCAAG ATCTTCATGATGGGGAGCTAATACATGGAgaaaattttaatctttttgcaGCCATGTCAGCCTTGGAG ATTATGGACCCAAAGATGGATTCAGGCATCGTTTCTACTTATTGTTCTGTCGATGAAGCCATTGAGAAAGGTGCTGCTCCTGTTCCTTTGAGTTTTAACAGCACAATTGATATTCAATGTACTATTGACATCATGGATCATCTTCTTGCCTGTGAG GCGACATGGCATAAGGGTCATTCACTTGCACAAACTGTTTTCTCTTGTATCTACCTTTTGAGACCTGATAGAATATCTTCGCATGCTTTACTACATTCTTATTGCATGGTCGTACGAGTGACTTGCAATGCTGTTGTTTCAGCAGTTTCAGATGCTCGGACAAATGAA GAAGAAGATCTTTTTACTATGACATATGGTCTTCCTTTGAAGGGTGAAGGAGATGAAAAATGTTTGTCCATTCTACATGCTGTAGACGAGACAATTTCTCGCCAACTGCGGGCTTCTAAAGCTCCATCCACGAAAAGAAGAGTTCTAGAAG ATATAGAACCATTACAGACTAATGCTGATCTTGAAGGAGGATTGTGCAAAGCTGTATTGTGCCGCTTACGTTTTCGTAAG CACTTCTATCATGTCCTGACATGTATGAGGCGGCCACAAGGCAAAGGTTTGGAGTTGGCAAGGAAACATATCACTTCCTGCTTGTCAGAGCTAGATTCTATGCTTAAACTAGAAGAATTCCTGAAGTGTAAGAGTATATGCAGAACTGTCAAAGATGCAACTGACGACGAAACAACTGCTTCTGGTTGTCAACCTATTGGGTTTGATTCTTCCTTGAACAGTAGATTATCAGCACCTACTCCTCCTCGTGCCATTAAACTACTAAGCTGGAGAAAG GCTGTCGATTATTTTAAGAAGCTTCTACATGATCTTGAAGTTATTTGTTCCTACACCTTGGACCCTGTGCTTGAAGTGGTTTTGCGCTTTGTTGTTGGGTTTCAAAAGCTTCATCCTGATTTGGTTGCTAGAGCTTATCTCCAG CTTTTGCTTGTTCAAGAAGGAAAACTCTATGGACGTGATCCTGTGTTTGCCATGATTTGTAAAGCTTCTTTATTACCTGATACGGTGAAGAACCATGACTTACAAAAGAATGAAACCATTGTACAACTTGGGCAG TTGCTAACCAACTTGCTTAGAATTCTGTGTACCAACTCCGCATGGCAAAGACGTAAGCTCGGCAAAATATTACAAGAGTGGCGAATTGTCCATGCACAG CTAGAACTGGCTTTCAGAAAGGAGTATGGGGACATATCAAACACTTCTAATGAG GATGTGGGCATGAATATTTGCAGTTACATCCTCATTTGGGTGGAGGAGCAAACCTACTGGATAGCTACTCGCTTCCTCACCTTGGGCTTCGAATTGGAGTTGTATTCACCATGTGACTACTGCATGGTATACTGGTACATATATGTTATTCTGATCAAGCTTGCAGAAAGGACACACATCAAAATGATGAGAAGCAATGAAAATA GTAGGcggaaaggaaagaagaaaagagattcCGTGAAGGATGGGGCCAAGGACCACCAGATTCCACCCGCTGTTTCACTGCTTCAGTGCCAGATATGTCTTGCTGAAGGTCTTGTGATG ATGCTTGCAGCTCTGAGGAATGAATTCAATGCCTTCCAAAGTGTGGGTCCTTTCAACAGTGAGCATGAG aGATTTCTTCAGCATTTTGAGCTCTTGCAGAAAGCTTGCATTCCAGATGGCGTTTCCTACGTCTCATTCAAAGAAACTATAAACCATGCTAGATTATCT ACATCGTCTACGTACAATTGTTTCAAGGATGCTCAAAGAACTGCAAAGGAACTGAGGACCAGTTATTCAAATGATCCAGAAAAACTGAATGAACTCCGCATGATAGAGCAGGTGGCAGAACATAATGTTGTCGCCCTAAATCTTGTTCGCCACTTGGGAACTCTTGACCCGTCGCTTAAGGTTTACTTTGAATTCAGTCATCATCCACATTTTGCCAGTGCTGTTGTGAAGAGATCTTAA
- the LOC113697393 gene encoding uncharacterized protein isoform X4, with the protein MAAEMTDGIEKFADNIDAQVPSNPSIPSGDQTVWADVSPLLQLASQDLHDGELIHGENFNLFAAMSALEIMDPKMDSGIVSTYCSVDEAIEKGAAPVPLSFNSTIDIQCTIDIMDHLLACEATWHKGHSLAQTVFSCIYLLRPDRISSHALLHSYCMVVRVTCNAVVSAVSDARTNEEEDLFTMTYGLPLKGEGDEKCLSILHAVDETISRQLRASKAPSTKRRVLEDIEPLQTNADLEGGLCKAVLCRLRFRKHFYHVLTCMRRPQGKGLELARKHITSCLSELDSMLKLEEFLKCKSICRTVKDATDDETTASGCQPIGFDSSLNSRLSAPTPPRAIKLLSWRKAVDYFKKLLHDLEVICSYTLDPVLEVVLRFVVGFQKLHPDLVARAYLQYISICGDCYKLPSQLLLVQEGKLYGRDPVFAMICKASLLPDTVKNHDLQKNETIVQLGQLLTNLLRILCTNSAWQRRKLGKILQEWRIVHAQDVGMNICSYILIWVEEQTYWIATRFLTLGFELELYSPCDYCMVYWYIYVILIKLAERTHIKMMRSNENSRRKGKKKRDSVKDGAKDHQIPPAVSLLQCQICLAEGLVMMLAALRNEFNAFQSVGPFNSEHERFLQHFELLQKACIPDGVSYVSFKETINHARLSTSSTYNCFKDAQRTAKELRTSYSNDPEKLNELRMIEQVAEHNVVALNLVRHLGTLDPSLKVYFEFSHHPHFASAVVKRS; encoded by the exons ATGGCGGCAGAGATGACTGACGGAATCGAGAAATTTGCTGATAATATTGACGCCCAAGTACCGTCAAACCCTTCGATTCCGTCTGGTGATCAGACTGTTTGGGCTGACGTTTCTCCTCTTCTCCAACTCGCCTCCCAAG ATCTTCATGATGGGGAGCTAATACATGGAgaaaattttaatctttttgcaGCCATGTCAGCCTTGGAG ATTATGGACCCAAAGATGGATTCAGGCATCGTTTCTACTTATTGTTCTGTCGATGAAGCCATTGAGAAAGGTGCTGCTCCTGTTCCTTTGAGTTTTAACAGCACAATTGATATTCAATGTACTATTGACATCATGGATCATCTTCTTGCCTGTGAG GCGACATGGCATAAGGGTCATTCACTTGCACAAACTGTTTTCTCTTGTATCTACCTTTTGAGACCTGATAGAATATCTTCGCATGCTTTACTACATTCTTATTGCATGGTCGTACGAGTGACTTGCAATGCTGTTGTTTCAGCAGTTTCAGATGCTCGGACAAATGAA GAAGAAGATCTTTTTACTATGACATATGGTCTTCCTTTGAAGGGTGAAGGAGATGAAAAATGTTTGTCCATTCTACATGCTGTAGACGAGACAATTTCTCGCCAACTGCGGGCTTCTAAAGCTCCATCCACGAAAAGAAGAGTTCTAGAAG ATATAGAACCATTACAGACTAATGCTGATCTTGAAGGAGGATTGTGCAAAGCTGTATTGTGCCGCTTACGTTTTCGTAAG CACTTCTATCATGTCCTGACATGTATGAGGCGGCCACAAGGCAAAGGTTTGGAGTTGGCAAGGAAACATATCACTTCCTGCTTGTCAGAGCTAGATTCTATGCTTAAACTAGAAGAATTCCTGAAGTGTAAGAGTATATGCAGAACTGTCAAAGATGCAACTGACGACGAAACAACTGCTTCTGGTTGTCAACCTATTGGGTTTGATTCTTCCTTGAACAGTAGATTATCAGCACCTACTCCTCCTCGTGCCATTAAACTACTAAGCTGGAGAAAG GCTGTCGATTATTTTAAGAAGCTTCTACATGATCTTGAAGTTATTTGTTCCTACACCTTGGACCCTGTGCTTGAAGTGGTTTTGCGCTTTGTTGTTGGGTTTCAAAAGCTTCATCCTGATTTGGTTGCTAGAGCTTATCTCCAG TACATTTCAATCTGTGGAGACTGCTATAAACTGCCTTCTCAG CTTTTGCTTGTTCAAGAAGGAAAACTCTATGGACGTGATCCTGTGTTTGCCATGATTTGTAAAGCTTCTTTATTACCTGATACGGTGAAGAACCATGACTTACAAAAGAATGAAACCATTGTACAACTTGGGCAG TTGCTAACCAACTTGCTTAGAATTCTGTGTACCAACTCCGCATGGCAAAGACGTAAGCTCGGCAAAATATTACAAGAGTGGCGAATTGTCCATGCACAG GATGTGGGCATGAATATTTGCAGTTACATCCTCATTTGGGTGGAGGAGCAAACCTACTGGATAGCTACTCGCTTCCTCACCTTGGGCTTCGAATTGGAGTTGTATTCACCATGTGACTACTGCATGGTATACTGGTACATATATGTTATTCTGATCAAGCTTGCAGAAAGGACACACATCAAAATGATGAGAAGCAATGAAAATA GTAGGcggaaaggaaagaagaaaagagattcCGTGAAGGATGGGGCCAAGGACCACCAGATTCCACCCGCTGTTTCACTGCTTCAGTGCCAGATATGTCTTGCTGAAGGTCTTGTGATG ATGCTTGCAGCTCTGAGGAATGAATTCAATGCCTTCCAAAGTGTGGGTCCTTTCAACAGTGAGCATGAG aGATTTCTTCAGCATTTTGAGCTCTTGCAGAAAGCTTGCATTCCAGATGGCGTTTCCTACGTCTCATTCAAAGAAACTATAAACCATGCTAGATTATCT ACATCGTCTACGTACAATTGTTTCAAGGATGCTCAAAGAACTGCAAAGGAACTGAGGACCAGTTATTCAAATGATCCAGAAAAACTGAATGAACTCCGCATGATAGAGCAGGTGGCAGAACATAATGTTGTCGCCCTAAATCTTGTTCGCCACTTGGGAACTCTTGACCCGTCGCTTAAGGTTTACTTTGAATTCAGTCATCATCCACATTTTGCCAGTGCTGTTGTGAAGAGATCTTAA
- the LOC113697393 gene encoding uncharacterized protein isoform X1, with the protein MAAEMTDGIEKFADNIDAQVPSNPSIPSGDQTVWADVSPLLQLASQDLHDGELIHGENFNLFAAMSALEIMDPKMDSGIVSTYCSVDEAIEKGAAPVPLSFNSTIDIQCTIDIMDHLLACEATWHKGHSLAQTVFSCIYLLRPDRISSHALLHSYCMVVRVTCNAVVSAVSDARTNEEEDLFTMTYGLPLKGEGDEKCLSILHAVDETISRQLRASKAPSTKRRVLEDIEPLQTNADLEGGLCKAVLCRLRFRKHFYHVLTCMRRPQGKGLELARKHITSCLSELDSMLKLEEFLKCKSICRTVKDATDDETTASGCQPIGFDSSLNSRLSAPTPPRAIKLLSWRKAVDYFKKLLHDLEVICSYTLDPVLEVVLRFVVGFQKLHPDLVARAYLQYISICGDCYKLPSQLLLVQEGKLYGRDPVFAMICKASLLPDTVKNHDLQKNETIVQLGQLLTNLLRILCTNSAWQRRKLGKILQEWRIVHAQLELAFRKEYGDISNTSNEDVGMNICSYILIWVEEQTYWIATRFLTLGFELELYSPCDYCMVYWYIYVILIKLAERTHIKMMRSNENSRRKGKKKRDSVKDGAKDHQIPPAVSLLQCQICLAEGLVMMLAALRNEFNAFQSVGPFNSEHERFLQHFELLQKACIPDGVSYVSFKETINHARLSTSSTYNCFKDAQRTAKELRTSYSNDPEKLNELRMIEQVAEHNVVALNLVRHLGTLDPSLKVYFEFSHHPHFASAVVKRS; encoded by the exons ATGGCGGCAGAGATGACTGACGGAATCGAGAAATTTGCTGATAATATTGACGCCCAAGTACCGTCAAACCCTTCGATTCCGTCTGGTGATCAGACTGTTTGGGCTGACGTTTCTCCTCTTCTCCAACTCGCCTCCCAAG ATCTTCATGATGGGGAGCTAATACATGGAgaaaattttaatctttttgcaGCCATGTCAGCCTTGGAG ATTATGGACCCAAAGATGGATTCAGGCATCGTTTCTACTTATTGTTCTGTCGATGAAGCCATTGAGAAAGGTGCTGCTCCTGTTCCTTTGAGTTTTAACAGCACAATTGATATTCAATGTACTATTGACATCATGGATCATCTTCTTGCCTGTGAG GCGACATGGCATAAGGGTCATTCACTTGCACAAACTGTTTTCTCTTGTATCTACCTTTTGAGACCTGATAGAATATCTTCGCATGCTTTACTACATTCTTATTGCATGGTCGTACGAGTGACTTGCAATGCTGTTGTTTCAGCAGTTTCAGATGCTCGGACAAATGAA GAAGAAGATCTTTTTACTATGACATATGGTCTTCCTTTGAAGGGTGAAGGAGATGAAAAATGTTTGTCCATTCTACATGCTGTAGACGAGACAATTTCTCGCCAACTGCGGGCTTCTAAAGCTCCATCCACGAAAAGAAGAGTTCTAGAAG ATATAGAACCATTACAGACTAATGCTGATCTTGAAGGAGGATTGTGCAAAGCTGTATTGTGCCGCTTACGTTTTCGTAAG CACTTCTATCATGTCCTGACATGTATGAGGCGGCCACAAGGCAAAGGTTTGGAGTTGGCAAGGAAACATATCACTTCCTGCTTGTCAGAGCTAGATTCTATGCTTAAACTAGAAGAATTCCTGAAGTGTAAGAGTATATGCAGAACTGTCAAAGATGCAACTGACGACGAAACAACTGCTTCTGGTTGTCAACCTATTGGGTTTGATTCTTCCTTGAACAGTAGATTATCAGCACCTACTCCTCCTCGTGCCATTAAACTACTAAGCTGGAGAAAG GCTGTCGATTATTTTAAGAAGCTTCTACATGATCTTGAAGTTATTTGTTCCTACACCTTGGACCCTGTGCTTGAAGTGGTTTTGCGCTTTGTTGTTGGGTTTCAAAAGCTTCATCCTGATTTGGTTGCTAGAGCTTATCTCCAG TACATTTCAATCTGTGGAGACTGCTATAAACTGCCTTCTCAG CTTTTGCTTGTTCAAGAAGGAAAACTCTATGGACGTGATCCTGTGTTTGCCATGATTTGTAAAGCTTCTTTATTACCTGATACGGTGAAGAACCATGACTTACAAAAGAATGAAACCATTGTACAACTTGGGCAG TTGCTAACCAACTTGCTTAGAATTCTGTGTACCAACTCCGCATGGCAAAGACGTAAGCTCGGCAAAATATTACAAGAGTGGCGAATTGTCCATGCACAG CTAGAACTGGCTTTCAGAAAGGAGTATGGGGACATATCAAACACTTCTAATGAG GATGTGGGCATGAATATTTGCAGTTACATCCTCATTTGGGTGGAGGAGCAAACCTACTGGATAGCTACTCGCTTCCTCACCTTGGGCTTCGAATTGGAGTTGTATTCACCATGTGACTACTGCATGGTATACTGGTACATATATGTTATTCTGATCAAGCTTGCAGAAAGGACACACATCAAAATGATGAGAAGCAATGAAAATA GTAGGcggaaaggaaagaagaaaagagattcCGTGAAGGATGGGGCCAAGGACCACCAGATTCCACCCGCTGTTTCACTGCTTCAGTGCCAGATATGTCTTGCTGAAGGTCTTGTGATG ATGCTTGCAGCTCTGAGGAATGAATTCAATGCCTTCCAAAGTGTGGGTCCTTTCAACAGTGAGCATGAG aGATTTCTTCAGCATTTTGAGCTCTTGCAGAAAGCTTGCATTCCAGATGGCGTTTCCTACGTCTCATTCAAAGAAACTATAAACCATGCTAGATTATCT ACATCGTCTACGTACAATTGTTTCAAGGATGCTCAAAGAACTGCAAAGGAACTGAGGACCAGTTATTCAAATGATCCAGAAAAACTGAATGAACTCCGCATGATAGAGCAGGTGGCAGAACATAATGTTGTCGCCCTAAATCTTGTTCGCCACTTGGGAACTCTTGACCCGTCGCTTAAGGTTTACTTTGAATTCAGTCATCATCCACATTTTGCCAGTGCTGTTGTGAAGAGATCTTAA
- the LOC113697393 gene encoding uncharacterized protein isoform X2 has translation MAAEMTDGIEKFADNIDAQVPSNPSIPSGDQTVWADVSPLLQLASQDLHDGELIHGENFNLFAAMSALEIMDPKMDSGIVSTYCSVDEAIEKGAAPVPLSFNSTIDIQCTIDIMDHLLACEATWHKGHSLAQTVFSCIYLLRPDRISSHALLHSYCMVVRVTCNAVVSAVSDARTNEEEDLFTMTYGLPLKGEGDEKCLSILHAVDETISRQLRASKAPSTKRRVLEDIEPLQTNADLEGGLCKAVLCRLRFRKHFYHVLTCMRRPQGKGLELARKHITSCLSELDSMLKLEEFLKCKSICRTVKDATDDETTASGCQPIGFDSSLNSRLSAPTPPRAIKLLSWRKAVDYFKKLLHDLEVICSYTLDPVLEVVLRFVVGFQKLHPDLVARAYLQISICGDCYKLPSQLLLVQEGKLYGRDPVFAMICKASLLPDTVKNHDLQKNETIVQLGQLLTNLLRILCTNSAWQRRKLGKILQEWRIVHAQLELAFRKEYGDISNTSNEDVGMNICSYILIWVEEQTYWIATRFLTLGFELELYSPCDYCMVYWYIYVILIKLAERTHIKMMRSNENSRRKGKKKRDSVKDGAKDHQIPPAVSLLQCQICLAEGLVMMLAALRNEFNAFQSVGPFNSEHERFLQHFELLQKACIPDGVSYVSFKETINHARLSTSSTYNCFKDAQRTAKELRTSYSNDPEKLNELRMIEQVAEHNVVALNLVRHLGTLDPSLKVYFEFSHHPHFASAVVKRS, from the exons ATGGCGGCAGAGATGACTGACGGAATCGAGAAATTTGCTGATAATATTGACGCCCAAGTACCGTCAAACCCTTCGATTCCGTCTGGTGATCAGACTGTTTGGGCTGACGTTTCTCCTCTTCTCCAACTCGCCTCCCAAG ATCTTCATGATGGGGAGCTAATACATGGAgaaaattttaatctttttgcaGCCATGTCAGCCTTGGAG ATTATGGACCCAAAGATGGATTCAGGCATCGTTTCTACTTATTGTTCTGTCGATGAAGCCATTGAGAAAGGTGCTGCTCCTGTTCCTTTGAGTTTTAACAGCACAATTGATATTCAATGTACTATTGACATCATGGATCATCTTCTTGCCTGTGAG GCGACATGGCATAAGGGTCATTCACTTGCACAAACTGTTTTCTCTTGTATCTACCTTTTGAGACCTGATAGAATATCTTCGCATGCTTTACTACATTCTTATTGCATGGTCGTACGAGTGACTTGCAATGCTGTTGTTTCAGCAGTTTCAGATGCTCGGACAAATGAA GAAGAAGATCTTTTTACTATGACATATGGTCTTCCTTTGAAGGGTGAAGGAGATGAAAAATGTTTGTCCATTCTACATGCTGTAGACGAGACAATTTCTCGCCAACTGCGGGCTTCTAAAGCTCCATCCACGAAAAGAAGAGTTCTAGAAG ATATAGAACCATTACAGACTAATGCTGATCTTGAAGGAGGATTGTGCAAAGCTGTATTGTGCCGCTTACGTTTTCGTAAG CACTTCTATCATGTCCTGACATGTATGAGGCGGCCACAAGGCAAAGGTTTGGAGTTGGCAAGGAAACATATCACTTCCTGCTTGTCAGAGCTAGATTCTATGCTTAAACTAGAAGAATTCCTGAAGTGTAAGAGTATATGCAGAACTGTCAAAGATGCAACTGACGACGAAACAACTGCTTCTGGTTGTCAACCTATTGGGTTTGATTCTTCCTTGAACAGTAGATTATCAGCACCTACTCCTCCTCGTGCCATTAAACTACTAAGCTGGAGAAAG GCTGTCGATTATTTTAAGAAGCTTCTACATGATCTTGAAGTTATTTGTTCCTACACCTTGGACCCTGTGCTTGAAGTGGTTTTGCGCTTTGTTGTTGGGTTTCAAAAGCTTCATCCTGATTTGGTTGCTAGAGCTTATCTCCAG ATTTCAATCTGTGGAGACTGCTATAAACTGCCTTCTCAG CTTTTGCTTGTTCAAGAAGGAAAACTCTATGGACGTGATCCTGTGTTTGCCATGATTTGTAAAGCTTCTTTATTACCTGATACGGTGAAGAACCATGACTTACAAAAGAATGAAACCATTGTACAACTTGGGCAG TTGCTAACCAACTTGCTTAGAATTCTGTGTACCAACTCCGCATGGCAAAGACGTAAGCTCGGCAAAATATTACAAGAGTGGCGAATTGTCCATGCACAG CTAGAACTGGCTTTCAGAAAGGAGTATGGGGACATATCAAACACTTCTAATGAG GATGTGGGCATGAATATTTGCAGTTACATCCTCATTTGGGTGGAGGAGCAAACCTACTGGATAGCTACTCGCTTCCTCACCTTGGGCTTCGAATTGGAGTTGTATTCACCATGTGACTACTGCATGGTATACTGGTACATATATGTTATTCTGATCAAGCTTGCAGAAAGGACACACATCAAAATGATGAGAAGCAATGAAAATA GTAGGcggaaaggaaagaagaaaagagattcCGTGAAGGATGGGGCCAAGGACCACCAGATTCCACCCGCTGTTTCACTGCTTCAGTGCCAGATATGTCTTGCTGAAGGTCTTGTGATG ATGCTTGCAGCTCTGAGGAATGAATTCAATGCCTTCCAAAGTGTGGGTCCTTTCAACAGTGAGCATGAG aGATTTCTTCAGCATTTTGAGCTCTTGCAGAAAGCTTGCATTCCAGATGGCGTTTCCTACGTCTCATTCAAAGAAACTATAAACCATGCTAGATTATCT ACATCGTCTACGTACAATTGTTTCAAGGATGCTCAAAGAACTGCAAAGGAACTGAGGACCAGTTATTCAAATGATCCAGAAAAACTGAATGAACTCCGCATGATAGAGCAGGTGGCAGAACATAATGTTGTCGCCCTAAATCTTGTTCGCCACTTGGGAACTCTTGACCCGTCGCTTAAGGTTTACTTTGAATTCAGTCATCATCCACATTTTGCCAGTGCTGTTGTGAAGAGATCTTAA